The DNA sequence TCTTTATTGTTCCTATTTCAACTGTGATGTTTCCTGCTTTCTCCAAGTTAGACGCTGAAAAAGATAAGGAATCACTGCGCAATATCTTCCGGTTTTCCGTTAAGTATGGTTCACTGCTTGTGGTGCCTCCGACGGTTCTGGTGATGTGTCTTGCTGAACCGGCTGTGGCAACCCTTTTTGGGGACACCTATACTACCGCTGGTCTATTCCTTGCCTTGTTTGCTATTCAATACTTGTTTGTTGCATTTGGAAACATTAGTTTGTCTGCTATTTTGATCGGTCAAGGCAAAACAGGTTTCGTCTTGAGGATGGCGATATTAGCTGGTGCAATAGGTTTTCCACTCGGCTATGCATTAATAATGTCCTTTGGCGTAATTGGCTTAATCGCTGCAACCATTATCTTCTCCGTTCCGGGCCTCATCTGGGCCTTGATCTATATCAAACGGATTTTTGGCACGACTGTAGATTGGGGTTCTTCAGCCCGAATTCTCCTTTCGTCAGCTTTTGCCGGCGTTTTAACGTACGTTGTTGTTTCACAGGTGGCGTTTGCTGCATGGATTCTTCTTTTGCTAGGCGCGGTTTTATATGTGGTGGCTGTGGTTCCTGCGCTTCTTTTGTCTAGGTCAATTACGAGGGCTGATATTGCCAACTTACGGTCGATGTTGGGCGGGGTAGGCGCCCTCGGCGGGCTGATTGGCAAAGTGCTTAGTTTAGTCGAGCGGTTAATGGCTCTTTTAAGGGTGTAATGCCTAAGCCATAGCTGACTCGATTGACGCAACCCTGCTCTATAGGGTTGTTTTTAAACTGGTTATTTTTGCAACTGAGTTGCTTGTTGTATGCCTGAGGCGCACCCAGTGGTGTTCTAATGGCCATGGGGTGTCACTATTACGCAAAATAACAACGGGTCAACAAATCCCCCGTTGTATTCTTCATTTAGAAGTAGTAGAACAGTGAATAAACATTTGTACAACTACTTCTAAGTGTGGATGTTTTGGTAGAGTTGTCGGGTCAGTAGGCATGGGTGTATTTGACAAGAGCGCATCATGGCACCGGTTCTCTATCTTCAAAAAACAAACTCCAACATAATAAATAGTAATATTTTCTATAAGGATAAAAAAGAAAATTGCGTCTAGAAAGGCGCGAATACTCCTATGAACACAAGCCATGCCAGTGCTGTTTTGGCGCCAAAACTAAGTATTATATAGACTCTTTCGCCATAGAGATAATCCTTCCAGCGTCCTATGCCTTTGTACTGTAATACCATGTTGAGGGCAAATACGTTGAAGACTGCAAAGTAAATGAGCAATATCGAATATACAAAGGCGGGCGGCTCAACACCTGTTGATGTGATCGCTGCTACGAAATAAGCGAATAACACCACCCATGTAATACCTCCTGAAATGCATCCTACCAGAAATGCTGACCATGACGTTTTATCGGTATGCTGATTTACTATTTCCATATAGTACCCGAACATTATCATCATAGCATTTAACGTGAAGATCATGACTAATGACCAAAAGTCCCAGACTCCGACGAAGGTCGCAATTAGTACAATCATTATTGAACTGGAAAGGGCGTATTCGTACCAACGGTATGGGTTCATTCCCTTCTTCAAGTTTTTGTTATAGTCCTTGTTTTTTGGAAATGCGATAATGAAATGCGCTAGTGCTGAAAGCAGCGGAAATGATGCAACGATGACTCCTAAGTAGCTTAGGGTAAACCAGACTTGAGGGTCAGGTGCTATGTTAAAGACTGGTGGCGGTCCAGGGGTTATGTCGAGTTTTAGGTAGAATGTGTATATGTCTTGATCCCACGTTAGAAGCGTGCCTAAAATGAGCATAATGATTCCCGTCGATAAATGCAGGATCCCTGCGCCCAAGTTGAATTTCTTGAGGTAGCTATAAGAAATGGGCGATTTGGCTATGATTTCTTGTCTTTCTTTATAATTCAACCTGTCACCTCCTTTAAGTGAAATGGAAAAAAACTGTCAATCCGTTTCAGCCTATTATTGAGTGTCTGCTGTATCAGTTATGAATTTTTTATCTCTTACTGATTGACTACTTGGTTGTATGCAGTTAAATCGCAAGTTAGGTTAGCTTAATAAAAATATGTGACTGTACAGGGTCAATAACATCAACAGATTTAGTGGTTGAGTAATTGTATTATTAAGGCGAGTAAAGCAAGTAGCATATGGTTTTTGGGGCTCGGTGATTGTGGTCCAAAGTGTAGAATATGAGATTATAAAGAAATTAAACTCGGTTGAGATCAGGCGCTACCCCACAATTGTTATAGCTAAAGTATCGAATTTCGAGCAAGATAATTTTGGGCTCCTTTTTCGCTTCATCTCTGGAAGCAACGTGCAAAAAGAGAACCTAAAAATGACCTCGCCAGTTGTTTCCCAAGCGGTCTCCCAAGAAATTAAGATGACCTCGCCAGTTATTTCTGAGTTCTCAAATCAAGGCTTCATGGCGTTTGTTATGCCTTCCAAACTTACTCTGGAAACAACACCGGTACCCTTAGACAGTCGTGTCAAAATAGAAGAAATACCTGCAAGGATGGTGGCAGTTTTGCGATTTAGGGGAAACTGGTCTGAAAGTCACTTTGAGGAAAAAACCAAAGAGCTACTGCAAGAGCTAGCTAAAGCAAACATTAAGACAAAGGGCAGCGTCTTTACTATGCTGTATAATCCGCCTTTTACTCCAAGCTTTCTACGAAGAAATGAAGTAGCAATCGAAGTTGAGCATACAAGCGATCCTTGACTAAATAGCGCGAAACCATTTGATTTCAATATGGAGCAACAATTTCAGATAGCCCTCAAGATTTGATGCCAAATCCTAAGTTCAGTAAACATCAAAATCGCTTAGTTTGCCGCGGTATGGCTATTCTAAAAAAGTAGAAGGGAGATTAGTAATTTGGTGTTGAAGTGACAAAAGTAGAGTTGCCGAAAATGGATGAAAACGAGATTGAACAACTAATTGGAGAGCAATTGCTTTGTCGAATAGCTTTCAAAGGAGACTTGCAGCCGTACATCGCTCCTTTTCAGTACGCTTATGTCGAGGGCAAACTTTACTTTCATTTCACAGATTACGGTAGAAAGATGAGTTTTTTTAAGCAAGAAACCCCAGTTTGCGTTGAGATAGAACGATATACTCCAAACCTTAGCGAGTATGGGTTTGTAGTGCTTACCGGGAAACTAAGATTAGTGGAGGATCGCGAGGAAAGGAAAATGGCTATTGAAAAGATGGCTGAAGGGGGTAAACAGAAACTTTCGCCAAACTTTCTTTTGGCTCATGGCTTTTCCCAGGGCTCAGATTGGCTCGATTTTACTGCAGACAAACCGATTTTGATAGCTTGACGAAGTTACGGAGAAGAAAGGCCTCAAGTCACTTTAACTTACCAGAAAACGATTGATAAAAGAAGAAGCCTAATTTTTTTCCTCTTTCTTCTTTCTACAGTTTGATTTTGCAGATGTGTTTTGGCTACTGATTAGCCGGTTTCTCGCCTTGTAGCGCCACAATTTGTACATCGAAAGAAAGTGACTGACGCATGTATTGTCTCATTGGCTGTTTCCACTGTCCAAGTTTCGCTTTCAGTGTGTCCGCATATCGGGCAAACCACTTTAACTGTTGATAGTTGTCTTAGCGAGGCTGCCTTTCTATCTATGACTGCTATTTCTGCTGATTTGCCAAGGCGTAGGGTTGCTTTTTGTTTTGTTTCTTCCTCTTTTAGGGGTTCTTGGTATTTGCATTTAGGGCATCTGAGGGCGGCGCCTTTCTTGGCTACCTGGAGCAGTGCTCCGCATTTGGGACAGAAGTTCATATGATCACTTGATTGCGGCTTAACTGTTTCAGGCTTCTTTGCTAATAAATGTAGGTTCAAATGGTCTTGCGGTCCCTGCCAAAATTGGGCTATCTGCAGCGGAAGCAAAATCCTTTGCCCTTTCTATAACAAAAAATGTTGTTTCAAACTTGGTCAACAGGACATTTCTTATAAGAAGTAGTCGTCGGTAGAACACTAAAGACTACTACTACCCAAGCGGCACGCTGTCTTTTAAGAAGATGCCCCGGGCCCCTATTGTTTCAATAACGGCGCAGGTTTGCTCTATTCGCGT is a window from the Candidatus Bathyarchaeota archaeon genome containing:
- the heR gene encoding heliorhodopsin HeR; the encoded protein is MNYKERQEIIAKSPISYSYLKKFNLGAGILHLSTGIIMLILGTLLTWDQDIYTFYLKLDITPGPPPVFNIAPDPQVWFTLSYLGVIVASFPLLSALAHFIIAFPKNKDYNKNLKKGMNPYRWYEYALSSSIMIVLIATFVGVWDFWSLVMIFTLNAMMIMFGYYMEIVNQHTDKTSWSAFLVGCISGGITWVVLFAYFVAAITSTGVEPPAFVYSILLIYFAVFNVFALNMVLQYKGIGRWKDYLYGERVYIILSFGAKTALAWLVFIGVFAPF
- a CDS encoding heme-binding protein, with the protein product MIVVQSVEYEIIKKLNSVEIRRYPTIVIAKVSNFEQDNFGLLFRFISGSNVQKENLKMTSPVVSQAVSQEIKMTSPVISEFSNQGFMAFVMPSKLTLETTPVPLDSRVKIEEIPARMVAVLRFRGNWSESHFEEKTKELLQELAKANIKTKGSVFTMLYNPPFTPSFLRRNEVAIEVEHTSDP
- a CDS encoding pyridoxamine 5'-phosphate oxidase family protein, whose amino-acid sequence is MDENEIEQLIGEQLLCRIAFKGDLQPYIAPFQYAYVEGKLYFHFTDYGRKMSFFKQETPVCVEIERYTPNLSEYGFVVLTGKLRLVEDREERKMAIEKMAEGGKQKLSPNFLLAHGFSQGSDWLDFTADKPILIA
- a CDS encoding RPA12/RPB9/RPC11 RNA polymerase family protein; this translates as MNFCPKCGALLQVAKKGAALRCPKCKYQEPLKEEETKQKATLRLGKSAEIAVIDRKAASLRQLSTVKVVCPICGHTESETWTVETANETIHASVTFFRCTNCGATRRETG